The following are from one region of the Candidatus Dadabacteria bacterium genome:
- the nrdR gene encoding transcriptional repressor NrdR, giving the protein MKCPFCKSDDTRVVDSREGKDGFSVRRRRECNDCQERFTTYERIHHAEVMVVKKDGRREEFDRNKIIAGMRKACEKRPVSIEVIEDFVSSLEKEFLERGEREISSEDIGKKLIDKLYEIDQVAYVRFASVYRSFKDVNEFLNEVTGLLKEKK; this is encoded by the coding sequence ATGAAGTGTCCTTTCTGCAAGTCAGATGACACCAGAGTAGTTGATTCGAGAGAAGGAAAAGACGGTTTTTCCGTCAGGAGACGTCGGGAGTGCAACGATTGCCAGGAGAGGTTCACCACTTACGAGAGAATTCATCACGCCGAAGTCATGGTGGTGAAAAAAGACGGGCGCAGGGAAGAGTTTGACCGCAACAAGATAATAGCGGGAATGCGCAAGGCGTGTGAGAAGAGGCCGGTCAGCATTGAAGTCATAGAGGATTTCGTTTCCAGTCTTGAAAAGGAGTTTCTTGAGAGGGGAGAACGGGAGATATCGAGCGAAGATATAGGAAAGAAGTTGATAGACAAGCTTTATGAAATCGATCAGGTCGCATACGTGAGGTTCGCTTCGGTCTATAGGTCCTTTAAGGACGTAAACGAGTTTCTCAACGAAGTAACGGGTCTTTTGAAGGAGAAGAAATAA
- a CDS encoding serine hydroxymethyltransferase → MSHLRGVDEQIAEVIRMETQRQEWKLEMIASENYVSDAVMEAMGSVLTNKYAEGLPGRRYYGGCEFVDVAEDLARDRALELFGADAVNVQPHSGAQANMAVFFAALKPGETVLGMRLDHGGHLTHGHPVNFSGRLYNVVAYGVSKETGTIDYDEVRELALKHSPGLIIAGWSAYPRDVDYAKFRSIADECGALLLADIAHPAGLVVAGLHSDPVPHCDFVTTTTHKTLRGPRGGMVMMKERHAKTVNSRVFPGTQGGPLMHVIAAKAVAFKEALEPEFLEYQRQIVKNARRLGENLVNAGLKLVSGGTDNHLVLVDLTETEFTGQVVEQTLERAGITVNKNTIPFDPRPPMVTSGVRIGTPAITTRGMKEAEIDTISGFIMEAFNNHENEKVLSRIKEDVKALCLRFPVYGHRLGG, encoded by the coding sequence ATGAGCCATCTAAGGGGAGTCGATGAGCAGATAGCGGAAGTTATCCGCATGGAAACGCAGCGTCAGGAATGGAAACTCGAGATGATAGCGTCTGAGAACTACGTGAGCGACGCCGTCATGGAGGCCATGGGGTCTGTTCTTACCAACAAGTACGCCGAGGGTCTTCCGGGAAGGCGTTATTACGGGGGATGCGAATTCGTTGATGTGGCTGAAGACCTTGCGCGCGACCGTGCCCTTGAGCTTTTCGGGGCGGACGCCGTGAATGTGCAGCCGCACTCGGGGGCTCAGGCGAACATGGCCGTCTTTTTCGCTGCGCTTAAGCCTGGAGAGACGGTTCTGGGAATGAGGCTTGACCACGGAGGACATCTTACCCATGGACACCCCGTTAATTTTTCCGGCCGACTCTACAATGTTGTTGCCTACGGGGTTTCGAAAGAAACGGGAACGATTGACTACGACGAGGTAAGGGAGCTTGCCCTCAAACACTCTCCCGGACTTATAATCGCTGGCTGGAGTGCTTATCCGAGGGATGTTGACTACGCGAAATTCAGAAGCATAGCGGATGAATGCGGGGCACTTCTGCTGGCGGATATAGCGCATCCTGCGGGGCTTGTGGTCGCCGGACTTCACTCGGACCCCGTTCCCCACTGTGATTTCGTAACTACTACCACACATAAGACGCTTCGGGGACCGCGTGGCGGTATGGTAATGATGAAGGAGCGGCACGCTAAGACCGTAAACAGCAGGGTTTTTCCGGGAACTCAGGGCGGTCCGCTTATGCACGTGATAGCGGCCAAGGCTGTTGCGTTTAAGGAGGCTCTTGAGCCTGAATTTTTGGAGTACCAGCGCCAGATTGTGAAAAACGCAAGACGTCTCGGGGAAAATCTCGTAAATGCGGGTCTTAAGCTTGTCTCGGGTGGAACAGATAATCACTTGGTGCTGGTTGATCTTACGGAAACGGAGTTTACAGGACAGGTTGTTGAACAGACCCTTGAGCGGGCGGGAATAACAGTCAACAAAAACACAATTCCCTTCGATCCACGTCCTCCAATGGTCACAAGTGGGGTAAGGATCGGAACCCCCGCGATTACCACAAGAGGAATGAAAGAGGCGGAGATCGATACGATATCCGGTTTTATAATGGAAGCCTTTAACAATCATGAAAATGAAAAGGTTCTCAGCAGAATAAAAGAAGACGTAAAGGCACTGTGCCTGCGTTTTCCCGTTTATGGCCACAGATTAGGCGGATAA